A genomic window from Diospyros lotus cultivar Yz01 chromosome 2, ASM1463336v1, whole genome shotgun sequence includes:
- the LOC127794007 gene encoding uncharacterized protein LOC127794007: protein MGKTRTPALAIVVIAVGVAAALLQETAAQTLHVVGDGLGWIVPPGGAAAYSIWADLQTFTAGDLLMFNFTTGEQDVARVTKEAFDSCNSKNPIWVKTTGPVKFTLDSGGDYYFISTMNKHCTLGQKLAINVIGTSSGPSASPAPAYAPPLPHRATTTYIVGDGMGWIVPPGGAIAYETWAYIKNFIVGDTLVFNFTTGEQDVARVTKEAFDSCNSKNPIWVEAIGPANFTLYSPGKYYFVSTMDRHCALGQKLAITVTGSSSGPSVSPIPTPTYPPPPLHRATTTYVVGDGLGWIVPPGGAVAYETWAYYKNFIVGDTLLFNFTTGEQDVARVTKKAFNSCDSKNPIWIETTGPANFTLGSDGEYYFISTMDGHCALGQKLGINVIDTSGSHGPAPAHAPPSHKPTTPSPSSSATATASSPADAPTTAPPPDSSAPSNAVISFSVAGFMSLAIAFFF from the exons ATGGGCAAGACGAGAACTCCAGCTTTAGCCATCGTGGTGATTGCAGTAGGAGTGGCTGCAGCCCTTCTCCAAGAAACAGCAGCACAGACGTTGCATGTTGTGGGTGATGGGTTGGGTTGGATCGTCCCTCCCGGCGGCGCCGCCGCCTACTCCATCTGGGCTGACTTGCAAACCTTCACCGCCGGCGATCTCCTCA TGTTCAATTTCACAACGGGAGAGCAAGATGTGGCTAGGGTTACCAAAGAAGCATTTGATTCGTGCAACTCTAAGAACCCTATTTGGGTTAAGACCACTGGTCCAGTGAAATTTACACTTGATTCAGGTGGTGATTACTATTTTATATCTACTATGAATAAACACTGTACTCTGGGacaaaaactagccattaatGTCATAGGAACCAGTAGTGGTCCATCTGCTAGCCCTGCTCCTGCTTATGCCCCTCCTCTGCCGCATAGagcaacaacaacatatatcGTTGGTGATGGCATGGGATGGATTGTTCCTCCTGGTGGTGCAATTGCTTATGAGACTTGGGCTTACATCAAGAACTTCATTGTTGGTGACACTCTTG TGTTCAATTTCACAACTGGAGAGCAAGATGTGGCTAGGGTTACTAAGGAAGCATTCGATTCATGCAACTCCAAAAATCCTATTTGGGTTGAGGCCATCGGACCCGCGAATTTTACACTTTATTCCCCTGGCAAATACTATTTCGTATCCACCATGGATAGGCATTGTGCTTTAGGGCAAAAGCTAGCCATCACTGTCACAGGTTCAAGTAGTGGTCCAAGCGTTAGTCCTATTCCTACTCCTACTTATCCTCCTCCTCCGCTGCATAGAGCAACAACAACATACGTGGTTGGGGATGGCTTGGGGTGGATTGTGCCTCCAGGTGGTGCAGTTGCTTATGAGACTTGGGCTTACTACAAGAACTTCATTGTTGGTGACACTCTTT TGTTCAACTTCACAACTGGGGAGCAAGATGTGGCTAGGGTTACCAAAAAGGCATTTAATTCATGCGACTCCAAGAACCCTATTTGGATTGAGACCACCGGTCCAGCAAACTTTACACTTGGCTCCGACGGTGAATATTATTTCATATCCACTATGGATGGGCATTGTGCTTTGGGACAAAAATTAGGAATTAATGTCATAGACACGAGTGGCAGTCATGGTCCCGCTCCTGCTCATGCTCCTCCTTCACACAAACCAACCACACCATCTCCGTCGTCATCCGCCACGGCCACGGCTTCCTCGCCAGCTGATGCGCCTACTACCGCCCCTCCGCCGGACAGCTCAGCCCCGTCCAACGCCGTGATCAGCTTCTCTGTCGCCGGCTTCATGTCTCTTGCCATAGCTTTCTTCTTCTAA